The proteins below come from a single Streptomyces spongiicola genomic window:
- a CDS encoding ABC transporter ATP-binding protein: protein MPPTAGPQDGPAVALDTVHKRYGAVQAVDGVSLTVPRGEFFGLLGPNGAGKTTLVEIMEGQRRADSGAVTVLGHSPWPRNPALLARIGVQTQSSAFFVRLTAREHLRTVAALYRVDDTAAESALASVGLTEHGGTRVDDLSGGQRQRLAIASALVHQPELIFLDEPTAALDPQARRTLWQVLRDLKGEGRTIVYTTHHLDEAEELCDRVAILVGGRVVALDSPGRLIEQGSPTTRLLVPAARLDLETARGIPGVEHATLDGDSVVLETLDAGSVLAAVDALAGLRGVRTRTAGLEDVYLQLTGAPEDHRSQG from the coding sequence ATGCCCCCCACCGCCGGCCCGCAGGACGGCCCGGCCGTCGCCCTCGACACCGTGCACAAGCGCTACGGCGCCGTGCAGGCCGTCGACGGCGTATCCCTGACCGTCCCCCGTGGTGAGTTCTTCGGGCTGCTCGGGCCCAACGGCGCCGGGAAGACCACCCTCGTGGAGATCATGGAGGGCCAGCGGCGCGCGGACTCGGGCGCCGTCACCGTCCTCGGCCACAGCCCCTGGCCCCGGAACCCGGCGCTCCTGGCACGCATCGGCGTCCAGACCCAGTCGTCCGCCTTCTTCGTCCGGCTCACCGCCCGGGAGCATCTCCGTACGGTGGCCGCCCTGTACCGGGTGGACGACACCGCCGCCGAGAGCGCGCTGGCCTCCGTCGGCCTCACCGAGCACGGCGGCACCCGGGTCGACGACCTCTCCGGAGGGCAGCGGCAGCGGCTCGCCATCGCCTCCGCCCTCGTCCACCAGCCCGAGCTGATCTTCCTCGACGAGCCGACCGCGGCCCTCGACCCGCAGGCCCGCAGGACGCTGTGGCAGGTGCTGCGCGACCTCAAGGGAGAGGGCCGCACCATCGTCTACACCACCCACCACCTCGACGAGGCGGAGGAACTGTGCGACCGGGTGGCGATCCTCGTCGGCGGCCGGGTCGTCGCGCTGGACAGCCCGGGCCGGCTCATCGAGCAGGGCAGTCCCACCACGCGGCTGCTCGTGCCCGCCGCGCGGCTGGACCTGGAGACGGCCCGGGGTATCCCGGGTGTCGAACACGCCACCCTCGACGGCGACTCGGTCGTCCTGGAGACCCTCGACGCCGGCAGCGTGCTCGCCGCCGTCGACGCCCTCGCCGGACTCCGCGGTGTCCGCACCCGCACCGCCGGACTGGAAGACGTCTACCTCCAGCTGACCGGCGCGCCGGAGGACCACCGCAGCCAGGGCTAG
- a CDS encoding lantibiotic dehydratase C-terminal domain-containing protein, translating into MPAARPGSAPAVAHDWQATHVFYAANPRPMLLQCIRPLVAALEEDGLISGWFFINYWLEGPHVRLRLKPSSPQTAAEVRRRTEEAVDAFLAERPALYEVDSGFLNDFYNTLFDIEFPGAERGHYTDAQGRMRLRPNNSRSAEPYEPEYGKYGGPAGVALAEWHFRHSSDLVVEAFRTKNLHLRTVLLGTSAQLMMVMSGTFLHGDTELADYLDSYYTFWHRAFPGTGFIGSEEYDRNYAAMAPSLAGHFTRVRAATRDGAPGRLPSFLAGWAEHCAELRHRAEKLATDGDLVFRSWDGARDERVTDPAAALPLLLSPYMHMTNNRLHVTIRDEAYLAHVLSRALREPEREPEPGPGRESATGPEEAR; encoded by the coding sequence GTGCCCGCCGCCCGGCCGGGATCAGCCCCGGCCGTGGCCCACGACTGGCAGGCCACCCATGTCTTCTACGCCGCCAACCCCCGGCCCATGCTCCTCCAGTGCATCAGGCCCCTGGTGGCCGCTCTGGAGGAGGACGGGCTGATCTCCGGCTGGTTCTTCATCAACTACTGGCTGGAGGGGCCGCACGTCCGGCTGCGGCTGAAGCCCTCCTCCCCGCAGACGGCGGCGGAGGTGCGGCGCCGCACCGAGGAGGCCGTCGACGCGTTCCTCGCCGAACGCCCCGCCCTCTACGAGGTCGACTCGGGCTTCCTCAACGACTTCTACAACACGCTGTTCGACATCGAGTTCCCCGGCGCGGAGCGCGGCCACTACACCGACGCCCAGGGCCGGATGCGGCTGCGCCCGAACAACTCCCGCAGCGCGGAACCGTACGAGCCCGAGTACGGCAAGTACGGAGGCCCTGCGGGAGTAGCCCTCGCCGAATGGCACTTCCGCCACTCCAGTGACCTGGTCGTCGAGGCCTTCCGCACCAAGAACCTCCATCTGCGCACGGTGCTGCTCGGCACGTCGGCGCAGCTGATGATGGTCATGTCCGGCACCTTCCTGCACGGGGACACCGAACTCGCCGACTACCTGGACAGCTACTACACCTTCTGGCACCGGGCCTTCCCCGGGACGGGCTTCATCGGCAGCGAGGAGTACGACCGCAACTACGCGGCCATGGCGCCCTCGCTCGCGGGCCACTTCACCCGCGTCCGTGCCGCCACCCGCGACGGAGCACCGGGCCGGCTGCCCTCCTTCCTGGCCGGCTGGGCCGAGCACTGCGCCGAACTGCGCCACCGCGCCGAGAAGCTGGCCACCGACGGGGACCTGGTGTTCCGTTCCTGGGACGGCGCGCGCGACGAACGGGTCACCGACCCGGCGGCCGCACTGCCGCTGCTGCTCTCCCCGTACATGCACATGACCAACAACCGGCTGCACGTCACCATCAGGGACGAGGCCTACCTCGCGCACGTTCTGAGCCGCGCCCTGCGCGAACCCGAGCGCGAACCCGAACCCGGACCCGGGCGTGAATCCGCAACCGGACCAGAGGAGGCGAGGTGA
- a CDS encoding ABC transporter permease encodes MSAYAALTTAGYRAYTRDRTTLFFTFAFPLLFLVVFGLIFSGQDVEQSGRPYIDHIAPGVLAWGVGNAAVFGVAFVLMQWRRDDILRLIRMTPTPVSAVIASRYVLAVAVGVVQSVLFVAVAMLPFFGLGVSGSWPLALPVLVLGITAFLMLGVIVGSYTRTPEAVAAVANCLMIPMAFLSGSFLPLDMMPDWMQTLSRVLPLRYLNDGVSDALTGGSTGGVLLDCGVLAGFAVVLGAVAVRTFRWSDSS; translated from the coding sequence ATGAGCGCCTACGCCGCGCTGACCACGGCCGGATACCGGGCCTACACCCGGGACCGGACCACGCTCTTCTTCACCTTCGCCTTCCCTCTGCTGTTCCTCGTCGTCTTCGGCCTGATCTTCAGCGGGCAGGACGTCGAGCAGAGCGGCCGGCCGTACATCGACCACATCGCCCCCGGCGTCCTCGCCTGGGGCGTCGGCAACGCCGCCGTGTTCGGCGTCGCGTTCGTCCTGATGCAGTGGCGCCGCGACGACATCCTGCGCCTCATCCGGATGACGCCGACGCCCGTCTCCGCCGTCATCGCCTCCCGCTATGTGCTGGCGGTCGCCGTCGGCGTCGTCCAGTCCGTGCTGTTCGTCGCCGTGGCCATGCTGCCGTTCTTCGGGCTGGGCGTGTCCGGGAGCTGGCCGCTGGCGCTGCCCGTGCTCGTCCTCGGCATCACGGCCTTCCTGATGCTGGGGGTGATCGTCGGCTCGTACACCAGGACCCCGGAGGCCGTCGCCGCGGTCGCCAACTGCCTGATGATCCCCATGGCGTTCCTGTCCGGCTCGTTCCTCCCGCTGGACATGATGCCCGACTGGATGCAGACCCTGTCGCGGGTCCTCCCGCTGCGCTATCTCAACGACGGCGTCTCGGACGCGCTCACGGGCGGGAGCACCGGCGGAGTGCTCCTCGACTGCGGAGTGCTCGCCGGCTTCGCCGTGGTGCTCGGCGCCGTCGCCGTCAGGACGTTCCGCTGGAGCGACTCGTCATGA
- a CDS encoding zinc metalloprotease: MTTPAVPARYRPALRPGVLLSDELLHGPDLVHLIRNTGSGKSFRVGPREHFLISRMDGTRTLEEIGADYAGQFGRRLGDSHWRSLLALLGSRDLLAGRPAPTAAPEGEAAGTPAGTAAGTAAGTASRPAPVSGGEPPVSGAEPPAAGRLLRGSVRLVADADATATRLHRLARHLLSPAALLPLLVLTVVMETTLLLRLGELLTDTAALFSAPALLLAVATLLWLSTALHELAHGVLAHHHGGRVSEIGLRWRLPVVIMYCTVDDFLHLPGRRGRIATAAAGAAMNLLFLLPFFAVWTLAPLDHTTRQALGALLLLGSVQAFAMLLPLPPLDGYRIAAQLLGATGLAASTAAYLKLVLRRDRAAARYPRRARRAYTAYGAAVALTLALLAAAAAAVFHHYLTTAP, from the coding sequence GTGACCACCCCGGCCGTACCGGCGCGCTACCGTCCCGCGCTCCGCCCCGGGGTGCTCCTCAGCGACGAACTGCTGCACGGGCCGGACCTCGTCCACCTGATCAGGAACACCGGGAGCGGGAAGTCGTTCAGGGTCGGCCCGCGGGAGCACTTCCTGATCTCCCGGATGGACGGAACCCGGACCCTGGAGGAGATCGGAGCCGACTACGCGGGGCAGTTCGGGCGGCGCCTCGGGGACTCCCACTGGCGGTCCCTGCTGGCGCTGCTCGGCTCCCGCGACCTCCTCGCGGGCCGCCCGGCTCCCACGGCCGCACCGGAGGGCGAGGCTGCCGGAACCCCGGCCGGGACCGCGGCCGGGACCGCGGCCGGGACCGCCTCCCGCCCGGCGCCCGTGTCCGGGGGCGAGCCGCCCGTGTCCGGGGCCGAGCCGCCCGCGGCAGGGCGGCTGCTGCGCGGCAGCGTCCGCCTCGTCGCGGACGCGGACGCGACCGCGACGAGGCTCCACCGCCTCGCCCGGCACCTGCTCTCCCCCGCCGCGCTGCTGCCGCTGCTGGTGCTGACCGTGGTCATGGAGACCACCCTGCTGCTGCGCCTGGGTGAACTCCTCACCGACACGGCCGCGTTGTTCAGCGCGCCGGCACTGCTTCTCGCGGTCGCCACGCTGCTGTGGCTGAGCACGGCACTGCACGAACTCGCCCACGGAGTCCTCGCACACCACCACGGCGGACGGGTGTCCGAGATAGGGCTGCGCTGGCGCCTCCCCGTGGTCATCATGTACTGCACCGTGGACGACTTCCTCCATCTGCCCGGACGGCGAGGCAGAATCGCCACCGCCGCCGCGGGCGCCGCCATGAATCTGCTGTTCCTGCTGCCGTTCTTCGCCGTCTGGACGCTCGCCCCGCTCGACCACACCACCCGCCAGGCGCTCGGGGCGCTCCTCCTGCTGGGCAGCGTGCAGGCGTTCGCGATGCTGCTCCCGCTGCCGCCCCTCGACGGGTACCGGATCGCCGCCCAGCTCCTGGGCGCCACCGGACTCGCCGCCTCCACGGCCGCGTACCTGAAACTGGTGCTACGGCGCGACCGGGCCGCCGCCCGATACCCCCGGCGCGCCCGGCGGGCCTACACCGCCTACGGAGCGGCGGTCGCACTGACCCTCGCCCTGCTCGCGGCCGCCGCGGCGGCCGTGTTCCACCACTACCTCACCACCGCGCCATGA
- a CDS encoding lantibiotic dehydratase: MLRVAGLPVDSVRELRCPDSRRWADDVLAETERLAAEGTRLGDLLHGLIGHNEDDSSRRRLLALRRAVFNNRLPGEASTALGHVRAQAPHTAAMLERWLTDRRALDARRAEGAALVARETGRARAALGRLAGEPRLRGGLLLASPTLDARLDEWRGRLAADPDRTPGKRDRKIERSLLAYLYRTACKTSPFSTFTGVVPGEFTVGEAGSEECAAGECAAGEAADTGGTAHGGTATGAREPRDARDAREALAVRVDDEWTGRARLNVAALGRLAEAVTGDAARRADLPLALAPGWGRVDDRVRYVRRWVTSGDEDTAVTFDAVRDRLFFLRSSGTLERLISLLEDRGSLRHADLAAWLAADRGATEAEAEQYLTALLDIGMVQVPGLRTAVHDTDPLRAFQDSLRALGSDWASGLADRLDAPLSRVDRFAAAAPRDRRELLDGLREDLHGVQRELGAGRGRVPQTVLYEDVAAGREVRLPLDAWTRSVAGSLSAVERVLPAFDLTLPQRITFKGFFLARHGRGGRCDDLLKLVHDFHEDFFDQYLSFTSRRTPFDSEGRYVPEENWLGLPQLKALDTARQTFAEGMRALWETRGNGGDGGDSGDSGGTRRGGDSGGAGGTGNSGDGGGDGGELVVGESLLAEVAAELESVAPSFAPLSHHVQLAVSRGGEPLAVLNRSYGGVSFPFSRFADCFEGLEERLLHRSAGLCPDGAVLAEVTGGPVTSNLNLHGRLTEYEIVCPGESATLPEPYSLHLDDLHLVHEEDGDRLALRSARLGREVVPVYLGYLVPLALPELPRTLLLLSPSSMSPLNVWGGVPESDPVGGVTRRPRVRHGGVVLSRRSWSAPASVLPPHGRDRTQEDWFLGWHSFRRAHGLPDRVFATVTDSGARGATGAKPQYVDFDSPLSLAAFEATLGTAAARVVFREMLPDESGLHVSSARGRHVAELAVETTAVPTRPKGRR, from the coding sequence ATGCTCCGCGTCGCCGGGCTTCCCGTCGACAGCGTCCGCGAACTGCGCTGCCCGGACAGCCGCCGCTGGGCCGACGACGTGCTCGCCGAGACCGAGCGGCTGGCCGCCGAGGGCACCCGCCTCGGGGACCTGCTGCACGGGCTGATCGGCCACAACGAGGACGATTCATCCCGGCGGAGGCTGCTCGCCCTGCGCCGCGCGGTGTTCAACAACCGGCTGCCCGGCGAGGCGAGCACCGCTCTCGGGCACGTCCGCGCGCAAGCCCCGCACACCGCGGCGATGCTGGAACGCTGGCTCACCGACCGCCGCGCCCTCGACGCCCGCCGCGCGGAAGGCGCCGCGCTGGTGGCCCGTGAGACCGGCCGCGCCCGGGCCGCCCTCGGCCGGCTGGCGGGGGAGCCTCGGCTGCGCGGCGGCCTGCTGCTGGCTTCCCCCACACTCGACGCCCGGCTCGACGAGTGGCGTGGGCGGCTGGCCGCCGACCCGGACCGTACGCCCGGCAAGCGGGACCGCAAGATCGAGCGCTCCCTGCTCGCCTACCTGTACCGCACTGCGTGCAAGACGAGCCCGTTCAGCACGTTCACCGGTGTGGTGCCGGGGGAGTTCACGGTGGGGGAGGCCGGGTCGGAGGAGTGCGCGGCGGGGGAGTGCGCGGCGGGGGAGGCCGCCGATACGGGCGGGACGGCGCACGGCGGGACCGCGACCGGCGCCCGCGAGCCCCGCGACGCCCGCGACGCCCGCGAGGCCCTGGCCGTCCGCGTCGACGACGAGTGGACCGGCCGCGCCCGGCTCAACGTGGCCGCGCTCGGCCGGCTCGCCGAGGCGGTCACCGGTGACGCCGCCCGGCGCGCGGATCTCCCTCTCGCCCTCGCACCGGGCTGGGGCCGCGTCGACGACCGGGTGCGCTATGTGCGCCGCTGGGTCACCTCGGGCGACGAGGACACCGCCGTCACCTTCGACGCCGTCCGGGACCGGTTGTTCTTCCTGCGCAGCAGCGGCACCCTGGAGCGGCTGATCTCCCTCCTGGAGGACCGCGGCAGCCTCCGCCACGCGGATCTCGCCGCATGGCTCGCCGCCGACCGCGGAGCCACCGAGGCCGAGGCGGAGCAGTACCTGACCGCCCTGCTCGACATCGGCATGGTCCAGGTCCCGGGACTGCGCACCGCGGTCCACGACACCGATCCGCTACGCGCCTTCCAGGACTCGCTCCGTGCCCTCGGCAGCGACTGGGCCTCCGGACTCGCCGATCGCCTCGACGCACCGCTGTCCCGTGTGGACCGCTTCGCCGCCGCGGCGCCCCGCGACCGCCGCGAACTGCTCGACGGCCTGCGGGAGGACCTGCACGGTGTGCAGAGGGAACTGGGCGCCGGGCGGGGCAGGGTGCCGCAGACGGTGCTGTACGAGGACGTCGCCGCCGGCCGGGAAGTGCGGCTGCCGCTGGACGCCTGGACGCGCTCGGTGGCCGGATCGCTGAGCGCGGTCGAACGCGTCCTGCCCGCCTTCGACCTCACCCTGCCGCAGCGCATCACCTTCAAGGGGTTCTTCCTCGCCCGCCACGGCCGCGGCGGACGCTGCGACGACCTGCTGAAACTCGTCCACGACTTCCACGAGGACTTCTTCGACCAGTACCTCTCGTTCACCTCCCGGCGAACCCCGTTCGATTCCGAGGGCCGGTATGTGCCGGAGGAGAACTGGCTGGGTCTGCCCCAGCTCAAGGCCCTCGACACCGCCCGCCAGACGTTCGCCGAGGGGATGCGCGCCCTGTGGGAGACCCGCGGGAACGGCGGGGACGGCGGGGATTCCGGGGATTCCGGCGGTACTCGGCGCGGCGGGGATTCCGGGGGCGCTGGGGGCACTGGGAACAGCGGCGACGGCGGCGGGGACGGCGGGGAACTCGTCGTCGGCGAGTCCCTGCTCGCCGAGGTCGCCGCCGAACTGGAGTCGGTCGCGCCGTCGTTCGCCCCGCTGAGCCATCATGTCCAGCTGGCCGTCTCCCGCGGTGGCGAGCCGCTGGCGGTCCTCAACCGCTCCTACGGCGGGGTCTCGTTCCCGTTCAGCCGCTTCGCCGACTGCTTCGAGGGCCTGGAGGAACGGCTGCTGCACCGCTCCGCCGGACTCTGCCCGGACGGAGCGGTCCTCGCCGAGGTCACCGGCGGACCGGTCACCAGCAACCTCAACCTCCATGGGCGGCTGACCGAGTACGAGATCGTCTGCCCCGGTGAGAGCGCCACCCTGCCCGAGCCGTACAGCCTCCACCTGGACGATCTGCATCTGGTGCACGAGGAGGACGGCGACCGGCTCGCCCTGCGGTCGGCCCGGCTCGGCCGCGAGGTCGTGCCCGTCTACCTGGGCTACCTCGTGCCGCTCGCCCTGCCGGAACTCCCCCGGACCCTGCTGCTGCTGTCGCCGAGTTCCATGTCCCCGCTGAACGTGTGGGGCGGCGTGCCCGAGAGCGACCCGGTCGGCGGGGTCACCCGCAGACCCAGGGTCCGGCACGGCGGTGTGGTGCTGAGCCGGCGGAGCTGGAGCGCGCCGGCCTCCGTCCTGCCGCCGCACGGCAGGGACCGGACGCAGGAGGACTGGTTCCTGGGCTGGCACTCCTTCCGGCGCGCACACGGGCTCCCCGACCGGGTCTTCGCCACCGTGACGGACAGCGGGGCGCGCGGAGCGACCGGCGCCAAACCGCAGTACGTCGACTTCGACAGCCCGCTGTCCCTCGCGGCGTTCGAGGCGACCCTCGGAACGGCGGCGGCCCGCGTGGTCTTCCGCGAGATGCTGCCGGACGAGAGCGGACTGCATGTGTCGTCCGCGCGGGGCCGCCATGTCGCCGAACTGGCCGTGGAGACCACGGCCGTCCCCACCCGACCGAAGGGACGACGTTGA